The following nucleotide sequence is from Congzhengia minquanensis.
AGCCTCTTCCTCCGTCATCAGCGTCGGGCGGATTGCCGCGTGGGGACAAACTAGAGAGCACATGTTACACTGGATACATTTATCAATGTTCCATTCCGGAACGCTGACAGCAACCGTACGTTTTTCATATTTTGACGTACCCTGCATAAACGTACCGTCTTCCATACCCACAAATGTGCTGACAGGAAGCTTGTTGCCCTGCTGTGCGTTCACCGGCTCAACAATGTTCTTAATGAAATCGGGAACGTTTGCGTCGGCTTCTTTCGCTTCGTCTTTTGCGTCTTTCCAGGAAGCGGGAACGTCAATTTTTACAATGGCGGTTAACGCCTTGTCAACTGCTTCGCAGTTCATGGCAACAATCTTGTCGCCCTTTTTGCCATAGGTCTTTTTAATTGCGTCTTTTAACAGCGGAACGGCTTCCTCAATCGGAATAACGTTTGCAAGCTTAAAGAACGCAGACTGTGTTACCATGTTAATTCTTCCGCCCAGACCAATGGAGGAAGCAATGTCTACAGCGTTTATAATATAGAAGTGAATGTCGTTTTCAGCAATATATCTCTTCATGTGGCCCGGAAGCTTTTCATCCAATTCCTCAGGGGACCAAACGCAGTTTAAGAGGAAGGTGCCGCCCTTTTTCAGGCCCTCCAGCACGTCATACTGATAAATATAAGCCGGTTTGTGGCAGGCGATATAGTCTGCTTCGTCCAGCAGGTATGTAGATTTGATGGGCTTTTTACCAAACCGCAGGTGGGACATGGTTACGCCGCCGGATTTTTTCGAGTCGTAATCGAAATATGCCTGTGCGTAAAGGTCTGTATGGTCGCCGATGATTTTGATGGCGTCTTTGTTCGCACCAACCGTACCGTCGGAACCGAAGCCCCAGAATTTGCAGCGTGTTGCGCCTTCGGGAGCAGCGTTGATTTTTTCTCCCAGGGGCAGTGAAAGGTTTGTAACGTCATCCACAATGCCGATGGTGAAGCCGTTAATCGGCTTTGCAGCATCTAAGTTTGCAAACACTGCGGCAATCTGTGTGGGTGTGGTGTCTTTTGAACCCAAACCGTAACGTCCGCCTAAAATTTCAGGTGCGTCTTTTTTGCCTGTGAACAGGTTGCAGATGTCTAAGTAGAGCGGTTCGCCCAAAGAGCCGGGCTCTTTTGTTCTGTCCAGAACTGCAATTTTCTGAACGGTTTTCGGCAGAACGTCGAAGAAATATTTGGAAGAGAACGGTCTGTAAAGATGAACCTTCACAACGCCCACCTTTTCGCCTCTTGCGTTTAAGTAGTCAACGGTTTCTTCAATTGCTTCACAAACAGAACCCATTGCGACAATCACCTTTGTTGCGTCCGGTGCACCGTAGTAGTTAAACGGCTTATATTCTCTTCCTGTAATCTTTGTAATTTCCTTCATGTAGTCGGCAACAATGTCCGGAATTTTCTCGTAGAAGGTGTTGGAGGCTTCTCTGCCCTGGAAGTAAATATCTGAGTTCTGTGCGGTACCGCGGAGAACCGGGTGTTCCGGGTTCAGTGCGTTGTCTTTAAATGCCTTTAAAGCATCCCAGTCAACTAAGCTTTTTAAGTCTTCATAGTCCATCACTTCAATTTTCTGGATTTCGTGAGATGTTCTGAATCCGTCGAAGAAGTGGAGGAACGGAACTCTGCCCTTAATGGAAGCTAAGTGAGCAACGCCGCCTAAATCCATTGTTTCCTGAACGCTGCCGGAAGCCAGCATTGCAAAGCCGGTCTGGCGGCAGGCCATAACGTCCTGATGGTCGCCGAAAATGTTCAGCGCGTGAGCGGCAAGTGCGCGGGCGCTTACGTGGAACACGGTGGGGAGCAATTCGCCCGCAATCTTATACATATTCGGAATCATCAATAAAAGTCCCTGTGATGCAGTGAACGTAGTTGTCAGAGCACCACCCTGAAGGGAGCCGTGAACAGCGCCTGCAGCGCCTGCTTCAGACTGCATTTCAACAACTTCAACCGTTTCGCCGAAGATGTTCTTGAGTCCGTTCGCACTCCACTGGTCTACATATTCTGCCATTGTAGACGATGGTGTGATGGGATAGATAGCTGCGACTTCTGTAAATGCATAGGCGCAATGTGCAGCGGCGCAGTTACCGTCCATGGTTTTCATTTTTTTAGCCATTTTTATCCTCCTTAAAAGAATAAATTATTTATTTATCATTCATAGTGATAAACATATGAATATATACCTTATTTATTATAGCACAAACAATGATAAATTTCAAACAAAAAATTTTTCTGTTCCGCGAAAAAAACAGCCGTAAATGTGGGAGTTTGAAAATTTTTTTAAAATTTATATACAAAACGTACAAAGCGAGGGAACTTTTTAGCAACATTTCGCGTCTAATTAAACAGAAAGGCAAGTAAGGGAACTGCTGTAAACCCTAATAAAAAGACAAAAAATATAAAAAA
It contains:
- the nifJ gene encoding pyruvate:ferredoxin (flavodoxin) oxidoreductase, giving the protein MAKKMKTMDGNCAAAHCAYAFTEVAAIYPITPSSTMAEYVDQWSANGLKNIFGETVEVVEMQSEAGAAGAVHGSLQGGALTTTFTASQGLLLMIPNMYKIAGELLPTVFHVSARALAAHALNIFGDHQDVMACRQTGFAMLASGSVQETMDLGGVAHLASIKGRVPFLHFFDGFRTSHEIQKIEVMDYEDLKSLVDWDALKAFKDNALNPEHPVLRGTAQNSDIYFQGREASNTFYEKIPDIVADYMKEITKITGREYKPFNYYGAPDATKVIVAMGSVCEAIEETVDYLNARGEKVGVVKVHLYRPFSSKYFFDVLPKTVQKIAVLDRTKEPGSLGEPLYLDICNLFTGKKDAPEILGGRYGLGSKDTTPTQIAAVFANLDAAKPINGFTIGIVDDVTNLSLPLGEKINAAPEGATRCKFWGFGSDGTVGANKDAIKIIGDHTDLYAQAYFDYDSKKSGGVTMSHLRFGKKPIKSTYLLDEADYIACHKPAYIYQYDVLEGLKKGGTFLLNCVWSPEELDEKLPGHMKRYIAENDIHFYIINAVDIASSIGLGGRINMVTQSAFFKLANVIPIEEAVPLLKDAIKKTYGKKGDKIVAMNCEAVDKALTAIVKIDVPASWKDAKDEAKEADANVPDFIKNIVEPVNAQQGNKLPVSTFVGMEDGTFMQGTSKYEKRTVAVSVPEWNIDKCIQCNMCSLVCPHAAIRPTLMTEEEAANAPESFHAKDATGPQLKGLKFRVQVSPRDCLGCGVCPNTCPVGALTMVPVDKAVEDEAHNWEFAMTVPVKDDLMNKGTVKGSQFCQPMLEFSGACAGCGETPYIKLITQLFGDRMMIANATGCTSIWGGSAPSMPYATNAEGKGPAWANSLFEDNAEYGLGMAIAVRKIRATLKAKMEEAIEAGVDGKLADAFKTWIEGMNDADASKAAAKEIEALIKDADMSVPGVKDIADRTDFLVKRSNWAFGGDGWAYDIGYGGLDHVIASGEDINIFVVDTEVYSNTGGQSSKATPTAAVAKFAASGKKVKKKDLGMIATTYGYVYVAQIALGANPAQTIKAIKEAEAYPGPSLVIAYAPCINHGIKSKGNMANSIAEEKKAVETGYWHLWRFNPELKEEGKNPFVLDSKEPKGTVREFMEGENRYLMLKQAYPDVAEELFTKAEKDLLERYETYKKMAE